From Hippoglossus stenolepis isolate QCI-W04-F060 chromosome 6, HSTE1.2, whole genome shotgun sequence, a single genomic window includes:
- the znf512b gene encoding zinc finger protein 512B isoform X1 — protein MESPSAARLGKLSSSGLPKGRTPKHGHPQEPVRTTPVPENNNRHSPMCDEPAEGKRKGRPKAEVQELRSIPAHMIVQWKEEFKRRSRVKCPCSGCWLEFPSIYGVKYHYQRCQGATVAEKLSHGCPYCEAVFASKVRLQKHKLWNHPDRVTMEPKDEQHKLQKAPVKSNTKKRPMENSPPSPVFFKVKKTHEVSAPSQNGELAHQRSERKQHSHGQPSQQIHQSQPVFPQSQESQSQSTSSDAGGSESDGGSLPPSYLDEDPERMKHKPGRKQKTPKKFTGEQPSISGTFGLKGMTKVEEKLKAGRAKRPEGSGFSEEPQKRPTSSQSSKKDPATTSSGAVPDTQWQRAISERGEVVCPTCSIVTRKTIHGLKKHMEICQKLQDALKCQQCQKQFRSKAGLNYHTMAEHSTKPSRSEGQTGDEHEERERLRRVLKQMGRIKCPSEGCSAHFSSLMGYQYHQKRCGGELSDDEKPVFLCQHCGKTYRSKAGRDYHVRTEHPPTITTMTATTNNYNKDNITDTNNNTGKERRGVPPLHQVVPEETPSGGKKQQSQSEKTDWQEKAPSACHPKEKQRDARQKDREKEKGRERDNERAVEDFERTPSGRVRRRSAQVAVFHLQEIAEDELAKDWGTKRRIKDDLVPDSKRLNYTRPGLPNFSPELLETWKNQVKEKGFICCTNENCEAVYSSVSGLKAHLANCSQGGGELGKYMCLICQKEFSSESGVKYHISKTHSQNWFRTAATEVVSSSKSKAPEDNGIKPEVRNCATTGKKRGRKPKERPSVIAPLETNTEAPAATQNSTLAVTPTLGPTQSPTLIPDPTDNANSGQNRQPVPSATRRSKPKRLSLSE, from the exons GTCCAATGTGTGATGAGCCAGCAGAAGGGAAGAGGAAAGGTCGTCCCAAAGCAGAAGTGCAGGAACTCAGAAGCATCCCT GCCCATATGATAGTGCAATGGAAGGAAGAGTTTAAGCGCCGCTCCAGGGTTAAGTGTCCGTGTTCAGGCTGCTGGTTAGAGTTTCCCAGCATCTATGGCGTCAAGTACCACTATCAACGTTGCCAGGGG GCCACTGTAGCCGAGAAGCTGAGTCATGGCTGCCCCTACTGTGAGGCAGTGTTCGCCTCAAAGGTCCGCCTGCAGAAGCACAAGCTGTGGAACCACCCTGACAGGGTTACTATGGAGCCCAAGGATGAGCAGCATAAACTTCAAAAGGCTCCTGTCAAGTCTAACACCAAGAAAAG GCCCATGGAGAACAGCCCGCCCTCTCCTGTGTTCTTCAAAGTGAAAAAGACCCACGAGGTGTCCGCGCCCTCTCAGAACGGGGAGCTGGCCCaccagaggagtgagaggaaacAGCACAGCCACGGCCAGCCTTCACAGCAGATTCACCAGTCCCAGCCAGTCTTTCCTCAGTCCCAGGAGTCGCAGTCCCAGAGCACATCATCTGATGCAGGGGGCAGTGAGAGTGATGGGGGAAGTCTTCCCCCTTCTTACCTAGATGAGGACCCAGAGCGAATGAAGCACA agCCAGGACGGAAGCAGAAAACTCCCAAGAAATTCACTGGAGAGCAGCCTTCTATATCTGGAACATTTGGATTGAAAG GTATGACTAAGGTGGAGGAAAAGCTAAAAGCAGGTCGTGCAAAGAGACCAGAGGGGAGTGGGTTCAGTGAGGAGCCGCAGAAAAGACCCACTTCAAGTCAGTCCTCCAAGAAAGACCCGGCAACAACAAGCTCTG GTGCTGTTCCTGACACCCAGTGGCAGCGAGCAATCTCAGAGCGAGGTGAAGTGGTCTGTCCCACCTGCTCCATCGTCACCAGGAAAACAATCCACGGCCTCAAGAAACACATGGAGATTTGCCAGAAG ctccaggacGCCCTGAAGTGCCAACAGTGCCAGAAACAGTTCAGATCCAAGGCCGGCCTCAACTACCACACCATGGCTGAACACAGCACCAAG CCCTCAAGGAGCGAAGGCCAGACGGGCGACGAgcatgaggagagagaaaggctgCGCCGAGTTCTCAAACAGATGGGACGAATCAAGTGTCCTAGTGAG gGCTGCTCAGCCCACTTTTCCAGTCTGATGGGCTACCAGTACCACCAGAAGCGTTGTGGAGGAGAGTTGTCTGATGATGAGAagcctgtgtttctgtgccagCACTGTGGAAAGACCTACCGCTCCAAGGCTGGCAGAGACTACCATGTGCGTACTGAACACCCCCCGACCATCACCACCATGACAGCCACCACTAACAACTACAACAAGGACAATATAACtgacaccaacaacaacaccgGCAAAGAGAGG AGGGGCGTCCCACCGCTCCACCAGGTGGTCCCTGAGGAGACTCCATCAGGAGGCAAGAAGCAGCAGAGCCAGTCTGAGAAGACGGACTGGCAGGAGAAGGCACCTTCCGCCTGCCACCCTAAGGAGAAGCAAAGGGACGCCAGGCAGAAGgacagggaaaaagaaaaggggagggAGCGGGACAATGAAAGAGCAGTGGAGGACTTTGAACGGACCCCCAGTGGCAGAGTGAGGCGCCGGTCTGCTCAGGTGGCAGTGTTCCACCTGCAGGAGATAGCAGAGGATGAGCTGGCCAAAGACTGGGGCACTAAGCGGCGCATCAAGGACGACCTGGTACCTGACAGCAAGAGG tTAAACTACACGCGGCCTGGTCTCCCCAATTTCAGCCCAGAGCTACTAGAGACCTGGAAGAACCAAGTCAAGGAGAAGGGCTTCATCTGCTGTACCAATGAA AACTGTGAAGCTGTGTATTCCAGTGTGTCGGGACTTAAAGCTCACCTTGCCAACTGCAGCCAG ggtgGAGGAGAACTGGGGAAGTACATGTGTCTGATCTGTCAGAAGGAGTTTAGTTCAGAGAGCGGTGTGAAGTACCACATCAGCAAGACACACTCACAG AACTGGTTTCGTACTGCAGCCACTGAAGTGGTCTCCAGTAGCAAGAGTAAAGCACCGGAGGATAACGGGATCAAACCTGAGGTGAGGAACTGTGCCACCACTGGTAAGAAGAGGGGCCGCAAGCCCAAAGAGCGCCCCTCTGTGATCGCACCTcttgaaacaaacactgaagcaCCTGCCGCCACTCAAAATTCAACCCTTGCCGTGACTCCTACCTTGGGCCCAACACAATCTCCGACCTTGATCCCCGACCCAACGGACAATGCTAATTCAGGCCAAAACAGACAGCCCGTCCCCTCGGCCACCAGGCGAAGCAAACCCAAGAGGCTGTCGTTATCAGAGTAG
- the znf512b gene encoding zinc finger protein 512B isoform X2: MESPSAARLGKLSSSGLPKGRTPKHGHPQEPVRTTPVPENNNRHSPMCDEPAEGKRKGRPKAEVQELRSIPAHMIVQWKEEFKRRSRVKCPCSGCWLEFPSIYGVKYHYQRCQGATVAEKLSHGCPYCEAVFASKVRLQKHKLWNHPDRVTMEPKDEQHKLQKAPVKSNTKKRPMENSPPSPVFFKVKKTHEVSAPSQNGELAHQRSERKQHSHGQPSQQIHQSQPVFPQSQESQSQSTSSDAGGSESDGGSLPPSYLDEDPERMKHRRKQKTPKKFTGEQPSISGTFGLKGMTKVEEKLKAGRAKRPEGSGFSEEPQKRPTSSQSSKKDPATTSSGAVPDTQWQRAISERGEVVCPTCSIVTRKTIHGLKKHMEICQKLQDALKCQQCQKQFRSKAGLNYHTMAEHSTKPSRSEGQTGDEHEERERLRRVLKQMGRIKCPSEGCSAHFSSLMGYQYHQKRCGGELSDDEKPVFLCQHCGKTYRSKAGRDYHVRTEHPPTITTMTATTNNYNKDNITDTNNNTGKERRGVPPLHQVVPEETPSGGKKQQSQSEKTDWQEKAPSACHPKEKQRDARQKDREKEKGRERDNERAVEDFERTPSGRVRRRSAQVAVFHLQEIAEDELAKDWGTKRRIKDDLVPDSKRLNYTRPGLPNFSPELLETWKNQVKEKGFICCTNENCEAVYSSVSGLKAHLANCSQGGGELGKYMCLICQKEFSSESGVKYHISKTHSQNWFRTAATEVVSSSKSKAPEDNGIKPEVRNCATTGKKRGRKPKERPSVIAPLETNTEAPAATQNSTLAVTPTLGPTQSPTLIPDPTDNANSGQNRQPVPSATRRSKPKRLSLSE; this comes from the exons GTCCAATGTGTGATGAGCCAGCAGAAGGGAAGAGGAAAGGTCGTCCCAAAGCAGAAGTGCAGGAACTCAGAAGCATCCCT GCCCATATGATAGTGCAATGGAAGGAAGAGTTTAAGCGCCGCTCCAGGGTTAAGTGTCCGTGTTCAGGCTGCTGGTTAGAGTTTCCCAGCATCTATGGCGTCAAGTACCACTATCAACGTTGCCAGGGG GCCACTGTAGCCGAGAAGCTGAGTCATGGCTGCCCCTACTGTGAGGCAGTGTTCGCCTCAAAGGTCCGCCTGCAGAAGCACAAGCTGTGGAACCACCCTGACAGGGTTACTATGGAGCCCAAGGATGAGCAGCATAAACTTCAAAAGGCTCCTGTCAAGTCTAACACCAAGAAAAG GCCCATGGAGAACAGCCCGCCCTCTCCTGTGTTCTTCAAAGTGAAAAAGACCCACGAGGTGTCCGCGCCCTCTCAGAACGGGGAGCTGGCCCaccagaggagtgagaggaaacAGCACAGCCACGGCCAGCCTTCACAGCAGATTCACCAGTCCCAGCCAGTCTTTCCTCAGTCCCAGGAGTCGCAGTCCCAGAGCACATCATCTGATGCAGGGGGCAGTGAGAGTGATGGGGGAAGTCTTCCCCCTTCTTACCTAGATGAGGACCCAGAGCGAATGAAGCACA GACGGAAGCAGAAAACTCCCAAGAAATTCACTGGAGAGCAGCCTTCTATATCTGGAACATTTGGATTGAAAG GTATGACTAAGGTGGAGGAAAAGCTAAAAGCAGGTCGTGCAAAGAGACCAGAGGGGAGTGGGTTCAGTGAGGAGCCGCAGAAAAGACCCACTTCAAGTCAGTCCTCCAAGAAAGACCCGGCAACAACAAGCTCTG GTGCTGTTCCTGACACCCAGTGGCAGCGAGCAATCTCAGAGCGAGGTGAAGTGGTCTGTCCCACCTGCTCCATCGTCACCAGGAAAACAATCCACGGCCTCAAGAAACACATGGAGATTTGCCAGAAG ctccaggacGCCCTGAAGTGCCAACAGTGCCAGAAACAGTTCAGATCCAAGGCCGGCCTCAACTACCACACCATGGCTGAACACAGCACCAAG CCCTCAAGGAGCGAAGGCCAGACGGGCGACGAgcatgaggagagagaaaggctgCGCCGAGTTCTCAAACAGATGGGACGAATCAAGTGTCCTAGTGAG gGCTGCTCAGCCCACTTTTCCAGTCTGATGGGCTACCAGTACCACCAGAAGCGTTGTGGAGGAGAGTTGTCTGATGATGAGAagcctgtgtttctgtgccagCACTGTGGAAAGACCTACCGCTCCAAGGCTGGCAGAGACTACCATGTGCGTACTGAACACCCCCCGACCATCACCACCATGACAGCCACCACTAACAACTACAACAAGGACAATATAACtgacaccaacaacaacaccgGCAAAGAGAGG AGGGGCGTCCCACCGCTCCACCAGGTGGTCCCTGAGGAGACTCCATCAGGAGGCAAGAAGCAGCAGAGCCAGTCTGAGAAGACGGACTGGCAGGAGAAGGCACCTTCCGCCTGCCACCCTAAGGAGAAGCAAAGGGACGCCAGGCAGAAGgacagggaaaaagaaaaggggagggAGCGGGACAATGAAAGAGCAGTGGAGGACTTTGAACGGACCCCCAGTGGCAGAGTGAGGCGCCGGTCTGCTCAGGTGGCAGTGTTCCACCTGCAGGAGATAGCAGAGGATGAGCTGGCCAAAGACTGGGGCACTAAGCGGCGCATCAAGGACGACCTGGTACCTGACAGCAAGAGG tTAAACTACACGCGGCCTGGTCTCCCCAATTTCAGCCCAGAGCTACTAGAGACCTGGAAGAACCAAGTCAAGGAGAAGGGCTTCATCTGCTGTACCAATGAA AACTGTGAAGCTGTGTATTCCAGTGTGTCGGGACTTAAAGCTCACCTTGCCAACTGCAGCCAG ggtgGAGGAGAACTGGGGAAGTACATGTGTCTGATCTGTCAGAAGGAGTTTAGTTCAGAGAGCGGTGTGAAGTACCACATCAGCAAGACACACTCACAG AACTGGTTTCGTACTGCAGCCACTGAAGTGGTCTCCAGTAGCAAGAGTAAAGCACCGGAGGATAACGGGATCAAACCTGAGGTGAGGAACTGTGCCACCACTGGTAAGAAGAGGGGCCGCAAGCCCAAAGAGCGCCCCTCTGTGATCGCACCTcttgaaacaaacactgaagcaCCTGCCGCCACTCAAAATTCAACCCTTGCCGTGACTCCTACCTTGGGCCCAACACAATCTCCGACCTTGATCCCCGACCCAACGGACAATGCTAATTCAGGCCAAAACAGACAGCCCGTCCCCTCGGCCACCAGGCGAAGCAAACCCAAGAGGCTGTCGTTATCAGAGTAG
- the znf512b gene encoding zinc finger protein 512B isoform X6 translates to MGTSSKRGPMCDEPAEGKRKGRPKAEVQELRSIPATVAEKLSHGCPYCEAVFASKVRLQKHKLWNHPDRVTMEPKDEQHKLQKAPVKSNTKKRPMENSPPSPVFFKVKKTHEVSAPSQNGELAHQRSERKQHSHGQPSQQIHQSQPVFPQSQESQSQSTSSDAGGSESDGGSLPPSYLDEDPERMKHKPGRKQKTPKKFTGEQPSISGTFGLKGMTKVEEKLKAGRAKRPEGSGFSEEPQKRPTSSQSSKKDPATTSSGAVPDTQWQRAISERGEVVCPTCSIVTRKTIHGLKKHMEICQKLQDALKCQQCQKQFRSKAGLNYHTMAEHSTKPSRSEGQTGDEHEERERLRRVLKQMGRIKCPSEGCSAHFSSLMGYQYHQKRCGGELSDDEKPVFLCQHCGKTYRSKAGRDYHVRTEHPPTITTMTATTNNYNKDNITDTNNNTGKERRGVPPLHQVVPEETPSGGKKQQSQSEKTDWQEKAPSACHPKEKQRDARQKDREKEKGRERDNERAVEDFERTPSGRVRRRSAQVAVFHLQEIAEDELAKDWGTKRRIKDDLVPDSKRLNYTRPGLPNFSPELLETWKNQVKEKGFICCTNENCEAVYSSVSGLKAHLANCSQGGGELGKYMCLICQKEFSSESGVKYHISKTHSQNWFRTAATEVVSSSKSKAPEDNGIKPEVRNCATTGKKRGRKPKERPSVIAPLETNTEAPAATQNSTLAVTPTLGPTQSPTLIPDPTDNANSGQNRQPVPSATRRSKPKRLSLSE, encoded by the exons CTTCAAAGAGAG GTCCAATGTGTGATGAGCCAGCAGAAGGGAAGAGGAAAGGTCGTCCCAAAGCAGAAGTGCAGGAACTCAGAAGCATCCCT GCCACTGTAGCCGAGAAGCTGAGTCATGGCTGCCCCTACTGTGAGGCAGTGTTCGCCTCAAAGGTCCGCCTGCAGAAGCACAAGCTGTGGAACCACCCTGACAGGGTTACTATGGAGCCCAAGGATGAGCAGCATAAACTTCAAAAGGCTCCTGTCAAGTCTAACACCAAGAAAAG GCCCATGGAGAACAGCCCGCCCTCTCCTGTGTTCTTCAAAGTGAAAAAGACCCACGAGGTGTCCGCGCCCTCTCAGAACGGGGAGCTGGCCCaccagaggagtgagaggaaacAGCACAGCCACGGCCAGCCTTCACAGCAGATTCACCAGTCCCAGCCAGTCTTTCCTCAGTCCCAGGAGTCGCAGTCCCAGAGCACATCATCTGATGCAGGGGGCAGTGAGAGTGATGGGGGAAGTCTTCCCCCTTCTTACCTAGATGAGGACCCAGAGCGAATGAAGCACA agCCAGGACGGAAGCAGAAAACTCCCAAGAAATTCACTGGAGAGCAGCCTTCTATATCTGGAACATTTGGATTGAAAG GTATGACTAAGGTGGAGGAAAAGCTAAAAGCAGGTCGTGCAAAGAGACCAGAGGGGAGTGGGTTCAGTGAGGAGCCGCAGAAAAGACCCACTTCAAGTCAGTCCTCCAAGAAAGACCCGGCAACAACAAGCTCTG GTGCTGTTCCTGACACCCAGTGGCAGCGAGCAATCTCAGAGCGAGGTGAAGTGGTCTGTCCCACCTGCTCCATCGTCACCAGGAAAACAATCCACGGCCTCAAGAAACACATGGAGATTTGCCAGAAG ctccaggacGCCCTGAAGTGCCAACAGTGCCAGAAACAGTTCAGATCCAAGGCCGGCCTCAACTACCACACCATGGCTGAACACAGCACCAAG CCCTCAAGGAGCGAAGGCCAGACGGGCGACGAgcatgaggagagagaaaggctgCGCCGAGTTCTCAAACAGATGGGACGAATCAAGTGTCCTAGTGAG gGCTGCTCAGCCCACTTTTCCAGTCTGATGGGCTACCAGTACCACCAGAAGCGTTGTGGAGGAGAGTTGTCTGATGATGAGAagcctgtgtttctgtgccagCACTGTGGAAAGACCTACCGCTCCAAGGCTGGCAGAGACTACCATGTGCGTACTGAACACCCCCCGACCATCACCACCATGACAGCCACCACTAACAACTACAACAAGGACAATATAACtgacaccaacaacaacaccgGCAAAGAGAGG AGGGGCGTCCCACCGCTCCACCAGGTGGTCCCTGAGGAGACTCCATCAGGAGGCAAGAAGCAGCAGAGCCAGTCTGAGAAGACGGACTGGCAGGAGAAGGCACCTTCCGCCTGCCACCCTAAGGAGAAGCAAAGGGACGCCAGGCAGAAGgacagggaaaaagaaaaggggagggAGCGGGACAATGAAAGAGCAGTGGAGGACTTTGAACGGACCCCCAGTGGCAGAGTGAGGCGCCGGTCTGCTCAGGTGGCAGTGTTCCACCTGCAGGAGATAGCAGAGGATGAGCTGGCCAAAGACTGGGGCACTAAGCGGCGCATCAAGGACGACCTGGTACCTGACAGCAAGAGG tTAAACTACACGCGGCCTGGTCTCCCCAATTTCAGCCCAGAGCTACTAGAGACCTGGAAGAACCAAGTCAAGGAGAAGGGCTTCATCTGCTGTACCAATGAA AACTGTGAAGCTGTGTATTCCAGTGTGTCGGGACTTAAAGCTCACCTTGCCAACTGCAGCCAG ggtgGAGGAGAACTGGGGAAGTACATGTGTCTGATCTGTCAGAAGGAGTTTAGTTCAGAGAGCGGTGTGAAGTACCACATCAGCAAGACACACTCACAG AACTGGTTTCGTACTGCAGCCACTGAAGTGGTCTCCAGTAGCAAGAGTAAAGCACCGGAGGATAACGGGATCAAACCTGAGGTGAGGAACTGTGCCACCACTGGTAAGAAGAGGGGCCGCAAGCCCAAAGAGCGCCCCTCTGTGATCGCACCTcttgaaacaaacactgaagcaCCTGCCGCCACTCAAAATTCAACCCTTGCCGTGACTCCTACCTTGGGCCCAACACAATCTCCGACCTTGATCCCCGACCCAACGGACAATGCTAATTCAGGCCAAAACAGACAGCCCGTCCCCTCGGCCACCAGGCGAAGCAAACCCAAGAGGCTGTCGTTATCAGAGTAG
- the znf512b gene encoding zinc finger protein 512B isoform X4, whose product MGTSSKRGPMCDEPAEGKRKGRPKAEVQELRSIPAHMIVQWKEEFKRRSRVKCPCSGCWLEFPSIYGVKYHYQRCQGATVAEKLSHGCPYCEAVFASKVRLQKHKLWNHPDRVTMEPKDEQHKLQKAPVKSNTKKRPMENSPPSPVFFKVKKTHEVSAPSQNGELAHQRSERKQHSHGQPSQQIHQSQPVFPQSQESQSQSTSSDAGGSESDGGSLPPSYLDEDPERMKHKPGRKQKTPKKFTGEQPSISGTFGLKGMTKVEEKLKAGRAKRPEGSGFSEEPQKRPTSSQSSKKDPATTSSGAVPDTQWQRAISERGEVVCPTCSIVTRKTIHGLKKHMEICQKLQDALKCQQCQKQFRSKAGLNYHTMAEHSTKPSRSEGQTGDEHEERERLRRVLKQMGRIKCPSEGCSAHFSSLMGYQYHQKRCGGELSDDEKPVFLCQHCGKTYRSKAGRDYHVRTEHPPTITTMTATTNNYNKDNITDTNNNTGKERRGVPPLHQVVPEETPSGGKKQQSQSEKTDWQEKAPSACHPKEKQRDARQKDREKEKGRERDNERAVEDFERTPSGRVRRRSAQVAVFHLQEIAEDELAKDWGTKRRIKDDLVPDSKRLNYTRPGLPNFSPELLETWKNQVKEKGFICCTNENCEAVYSSVSGLKAHLANCSQGGGELGKYMCLICQKEFSSESGVKYHISKTHSQNWFRTAATEVVSSSKSKAPEDNGIKPEVRNCATTGKKRGRKPKERPSVIAPLETNTEAPAATQNSTLAVTPTLGPTQSPTLIPDPTDNANSGQNRQPVPSATRRSKPKRLSLSE is encoded by the exons CTTCAAAGAGAG GTCCAATGTGTGATGAGCCAGCAGAAGGGAAGAGGAAAGGTCGTCCCAAAGCAGAAGTGCAGGAACTCAGAAGCATCCCT GCCCATATGATAGTGCAATGGAAGGAAGAGTTTAAGCGCCGCTCCAGGGTTAAGTGTCCGTGTTCAGGCTGCTGGTTAGAGTTTCCCAGCATCTATGGCGTCAAGTACCACTATCAACGTTGCCAGGGG GCCACTGTAGCCGAGAAGCTGAGTCATGGCTGCCCCTACTGTGAGGCAGTGTTCGCCTCAAAGGTCCGCCTGCAGAAGCACAAGCTGTGGAACCACCCTGACAGGGTTACTATGGAGCCCAAGGATGAGCAGCATAAACTTCAAAAGGCTCCTGTCAAGTCTAACACCAAGAAAAG GCCCATGGAGAACAGCCCGCCCTCTCCTGTGTTCTTCAAAGTGAAAAAGACCCACGAGGTGTCCGCGCCCTCTCAGAACGGGGAGCTGGCCCaccagaggagtgagaggaaacAGCACAGCCACGGCCAGCCTTCACAGCAGATTCACCAGTCCCAGCCAGTCTTTCCTCAGTCCCAGGAGTCGCAGTCCCAGAGCACATCATCTGATGCAGGGGGCAGTGAGAGTGATGGGGGAAGTCTTCCCCCTTCTTACCTAGATGAGGACCCAGAGCGAATGAAGCACA agCCAGGACGGAAGCAGAAAACTCCCAAGAAATTCACTGGAGAGCAGCCTTCTATATCTGGAACATTTGGATTGAAAG GTATGACTAAGGTGGAGGAAAAGCTAAAAGCAGGTCGTGCAAAGAGACCAGAGGGGAGTGGGTTCAGTGAGGAGCCGCAGAAAAGACCCACTTCAAGTCAGTCCTCCAAGAAAGACCCGGCAACAACAAGCTCTG GTGCTGTTCCTGACACCCAGTGGCAGCGAGCAATCTCAGAGCGAGGTGAAGTGGTCTGTCCCACCTGCTCCATCGTCACCAGGAAAACAATCCACGGCCTCAAGAAACACATGGAGATTTGCCAGAAG ctccaggacGCCCTGAAGTGCCAACAGTGCCAGAAACAGTTCAGATCCAAGGCCGGCCTCAACTACCACACCATGGCTGAACACAGCACCAAG CCCTCAAGGAGCGAAGGCCAGACGGGCGACGAgcatgaggagagagaaaggctgCGCCGAGTTCTCAAACAGATGGGACGAATCAAGTGTCCTAGTGAG gGCTGCTCAGCCCACTTTTCCAGTCTGATGGGCTACCAGTACCACCAGAAGCGTTGTGGAGGAGAGTTGTCTGATGATGAGAagcctgtgtttctgtgccagCACTGTGGAAAGACCTACCGCTCCAAGGCTGGCAGAGACTACCATGTGCGTACTGAACACCCCCCGACCATCACCACCATGACAGCCACCACTAACAACTACAACAAGGACAATATAACtgacaccaacaacaacaccgGCAAAGAGAGG AGGGGCGTCCCACCGCTCCACCAGGTGGTCCCTGAGGAGACTCCATCAGGAGGCAAGAAGCAGCAGAGCCAGTCTGAGAAGACGGACTGGCAGGAGAAGGCACCTTCCGCCTGCCACCCTAAGGAGAAGCAAAGGGACGCCAGGCAGAAGgacagggaaaaagaaaaggggagggAGCGGGACAATGAAAGAGCAGTGGAGGACTTTGAACGGACCCCCAGTGGCAGAGTGAGGCGCCGGTCTGCTCAGGTGGCAGTGTTCCACCTGCAGGAGATAGCAGAGGATGAGCTGGCCAAAGACTGGGGCACTAAGCGGCGCATCAAGGACGACCTGGTACCTGACAGCAAGAGG tTAAACTACACGCGGCCTGGTCTCCCCAATTTCAGCCCAGAGCTACTAGAGACCTGGAAGAACCAAGTCAAGGAGAAGGGCTTCATCTGCTGTACCAATGAA AACTGTGAAGCTGTGTATTCCAGTGTGTCGGGACTTAAAGCTCACCTTGCCAACTGCAGCCAG ggtgGAGGAGAACTGGGGAAGTACATGTGTCTGATCTGTCAGAAGGAGTTTAGTTCAGAGAGCGGTGTGAAGTACCACATCAGCAAGACACACTCACAG AACTGGTTTCGTACTGCAGCCACTGAAGTGGTCTCCAGTAGCAAGAGTAAAGCACCGGAGGATAACGGGATCAAACCTGAGGTGAGGAACTGTGCCACCACTGGTAAGAAGAGGGGCCGCAAGCCCAAAGAGCGCCCCTCTGTGATCGCACCTcttgaaacaaacactgaagcaCCTGCCGCCACTCAAAATTCAACCCTTGCCGTGACTCCTACCTTGGGCCCAACACAATCTCCGACCTTGATCCCCGACCCAACGGACAATGCTAATTCAGGCCAAAACAGACAGCCCGTCCCCTCGGCCACCAGGCGAAGCAAACCCAAGAGGCTGTCGTTATCAGAGTAG